The DNA sequence TTAGCCGTTTTCGTTTCATAATGAAAAGACGAACTAATGGGCTACAACGCCGAGATAGTAAAAGCCGTCGCAAACAAACTAGGACTAAAGCCTAAATTTATCGAAGCCTCGCGGGATGCTATGTTAGCAGTGTTTGATGCAGGCAAAGCAGACACCGTGTTTAACCAGGCAAGCATCACCGAAGAGCGCAAGAAAAAGTATGACTACTCCGTGCCGTACATGACCTCGTACTCGGCAATCATCGTGCACGAGGATAAAGACGATATCAAGAGCCTTGCCGATCTAAATGGTAAGCGCTCTATGCTCTCGGTAAATAACATGTGGATACCGACCGTCGAAAAATACAGTGCAAAACTCGTCGTAGCGGATAGTCTAAGCAACCAGATAAATCTCATAATCACCAAGTGCGCCGACGACATGATAGACGACGCTGCGATGTTCTACGACTACAAAAAGCACCCAAAAACCCCGATAAAGCTGATAAAAGCGGGCGAATGTCCGATGTACACGACCGCAATCGTGCATAAAGGTAACGCCGAGCTACTAGAAGCAATAAAAAGCATTAAACGAGCTACGAGCCGAAGGCAAACTAAAAAAATATCGATGA is a window from the Campylobacter massiliensis genome containing:
- a CDS encoding transporter substrate-binding domain-containing protein translates to MGYNAEIVKAVANKLGLKPKFIEASRDAMLAVFDAGKADTVFNQASITEERKKKYDYSVPYMTSYSAIIVHEDKDDIKSLADLNGKRSMLSVNNMWIPTVEKYSAKLVVADSLSNQINLIITKCADDMIDDAAMFYDYKKHPKTPIKLIKAGECPMYTTAIVHKGNAELLEAIKSIKRATSRRQTKKISMKYFDKDISE